Below is a window of Thermodesulfomicrobium sp. WS DNA.
ATAACCGAAGGCCCTGGGCCTGACCAGGGGTGAGCCGCGCCAAGCGGCCATGGTTCAAATGGCATACGGCCACGGCCAAGGCATCGGCGGCGTCCAGGGGCCAGGTGGCGGGGGCGGCCACGATCCGCCCCACCATGAAGCGCACCTGCTCCTTGTCCGCCCGGCCAAAGCCCGTGACGGTCTTTTTCACCACCGTGGGCTCGTACCCAAAGACCGGGATCCCACACAGTCCGCAGGCCGCCAGGATGGCCCCGCGCGCCTGGCCAAGTTTCAGGGCCGAGGCCGCGCTCTTGGCCGTGAACACCGTCTCCACCGCCACCGCCGAAGGGGCGTAGCGCTCAAGCCAAGAGCGTGTCTCCTCCAGAAGCCGAGCCAGCCGTTCACTGGTGGGAGAGTCCGCACGCAGGCGCACGCAGTCCGCGGCCACCAGCCGCACCTGGCCGGAATCTTCGGCCACCACGCCCAAGCCCGTGACGCGGGAACCAGGGTCCACGCCCATGACCACCACGCTCATTCCATTTCGGCCATGAGCGCATCGGGAAGATCGAAGTTGGCGTACACGTTCTGCACGTCGTCGTGGTCTTCCAGGGCGTCGTAGAGCTTGAGCATCTTGCGGCCCGTCTCTTCATCCAAGGCCACCGTGTTTTGGGGGATCATGGTGATTTCCGCGCTCGTAAAACCCAGTCCCGCCGCCTCGAAGGCCGCCTTGACCGCCGGAAAGTCCTCAGGAGCGCAGCGCGCCTGCCATACGTCGCCGTCATCGACCACGTCTTCCAGACCGGCATCGAGTCCGGCCTCCAGGATGGTCTCTTCGTCCAAGTCCTTGGGGAACTCGAACACCCCCTTCTTGTCGAACATCCAGGCCACGCAACCGGCCGCGCCCAGGCTGCCGCCGTTTTTACTCAAGATGTGGCGCACGTCGGCCACGGTACGGTTCTTGTTATCCGTGGCTGCCTCGATGAGCAACGCCACGCCGCCGGGGCCGTAGCCCTCGTACACGATCTCTTCCAGGGCGTCGCTGGCCAGCTCTCCCGTACCTTTCTTGATGGCGGTCTCGATCTTGTCCTTGGGCAAGTTCACGGCCTTGGCCGCTTCGATGGCGGCGCGCAGGCGCGGGTTGGCTTCCGGGTCGCCCCCGGTTTTCGCGGCCAGGATGATCTCCTTGGTCACCTTGGTGAACATCTTGCCGCGTTTGGCGTCCTGGCGGCCCTTCCGATGCTGGATGTTTTTCCACTTACTATGTCCTGCCATGGGTCTCCTCGTGATGGGGGGATAGATACCGCGGGTCCCGCTCGCGCAGCCCCAGGCCCACGATGAAGATCTCTTTGCTCTCCGACCGCGAACTCTTGGGCTTGAACAAGCTCACCCGCTCGAAAAAGGGTTTGATGCTGCGCACAAACGCCGGGGCATCCGGACCTTCGAAAATCTTGGCCACAAAATGCCCGCCCCGATCCAGCCAGCGCATGGCCACCGTATAGGCGGCCTCCACCAGCGCCAAGGATCGGGACTGATCCGTAATACGGCTGCCTGTGGTCTTGGGGGCCATATCACTTAAGACCACCGCAAAGGGCGCCGCCTGGGCAAGCACGCCCTCCACCTCGGGTGCAGGCGCGAGCATATCCGTCACCAGAAAACATACTTGAGGCGGAAATACCGTATCCGTGGGGTTGAGGTCCACGGCGATGACCTGGCCTTTGGGGCCCACACGCTCGGCAGCGTACAGCGTCCAGGAACCAGGGGTGGCGCCCAGATCGAGCACCCGTTGCCCCGGACGCAAGATCCGCAGTGCCTTGTCCATCTCCTGGAGCTTGTATACGGAACGGGCGGGATAGTGCTCGGCCTTGGCCTTGCGAAAGTAATAGTCCCGATAGGTTTTCATGCTGTCCTCTGGGGCGACCAGCCCCACGAAAGTGGTTTTTATGCCAGTCCGTCCCCATCGTGTAAAGATTCGAGATGAGCTCGGCCGCAGCCAAAGCCTGGCGGACGGCCCCCAATGCTTTGCCTGGGAAGGGGCGGGAGCGGCAGTGCTCGTGCTGGGCGTGGGCCCCGATCCCGACGAAACCCAGCACCTCGTAGGTGCGGCGCCCCAGGTATTCCTGCTGGAAGCACCAGGGCTTACGCGGCAAATGCCTGGCCCGTGGCATGCCGCCATCCCGGCCGCCTGGCAGCGCATCCATCCCCAGGACCTCGCCCGCCTGCCGGACTGCCGCCGCCTCAGCTACCTCCCGGGACTGCGGCTTTTTCCCTCCTTTTGGCAGCCTGTACTGGCTCGGATACGCCGCTTCTCCTGCGCCCCACCTGCAGACACCATCTGGCTTCCCGGCCCTGACCACGGGCTGGTGCGCCACGAGCTGGCCACTGCGGCCCACGCCCTGGGCCTTGTCCCCCGCCTGCTTCCGGCAGAGATCCCCGCCCCAAGGCTGCGCGCCCTGCTTGGCGCCGAGCGGCCCCGCCTGGTGCTCTCCATCAATTTCCACGGCCTTGACCCTTGGGGAGAAAACCAGGCCATACTTCAGACAGCCCAGGTCCCGGTGGTGGTCTGGTGCGTGGACAATCCCTTTCACCTGCTCGCCAAGGTCAAGACCCGCGCCTGGCGCAGCCTTCCCCTGGCGGTCACGGACCCTTGGTTTGTCCGCCCGCTGCGCGAGATGGGCGGCCGACCGTTCTTTCTCCCTTTGGCCACCTGCCCCCGCATCTTTGCCCCGCGCACGGCACCGCCCTGCCTGGCAGCGCTCTTCGTGGGCCGCACCCGCTTTCCCGGCTCCGAGACATTTTTCGCCGCCGCCCATGCCCCGGCCAAGCTCCGCCAACGCGCCCGCGCCCTTGCCAGCTGCTGCCGCGCCCCGGACCTCTCCTGGTGGTGGGAGCAGTGCAACCGCCCCCGCCCCTGGCCCGGGCATGCCATCCGCGCCGTGGGCCACGGGGCGGACGAAGCCTCGCGCCAATGGCGGGCCAGCGTGCTGACAGCCGTGGCCCAAGCGCTCCCCTTAAGCGTCGTGGGCGATGCCGCCTGGCAGGAGCTGCTCCCCCACGCCCAAATCCTCCCGCCCGTGGACTACTATGGTCCCTTGGCCGACACCTATGCCCAGGCGGCCGTCACCCTGAACCTGACGAGTCTTCTCCTTCCCCAGGGGCTCACCCAACGCCACTTCGACGTCTGGGCCTGCGGCGGATTCCTCCTCTCCGACGCCACGCCTGGCATGCGCCTCTTTCCCCGGGAACTCACCGCGCCGGTGACTTTCGCCACCCCCAATCAGGCCGTCTGCCGCACCCAGTACTTCCTCAAGCACGAAGGCGAGCGGCGCGAGCTTGCCGCTGCCTGGCAGGCGCACATCCTCGCCCACCACACCTACACCCATCGTCTCGCCGCCCTGCTGGAGGGAGTCCCCCGTCCCTAGACCTTGCCGGAGGCGCGGACAGTGCCTAATGGATGCAGTCCCGCAACCCCAACCCCCATGCCTATGCACACTGCCTGCATCCAGATCCGCGGCGCCCGCCAGCACAACCTCAAGAATATCAACCTCGACATCCCCCGCGACCAGCTCACCGTGATTTGCGGACCGTCGGGCTCGGGCAAGAGCACGCTGGCCTTCGACATCGTCTACGCCGAAGGCCAGCGCCGCTACGTGGAGTCGCTCTCCACCTATGCCCGCCAATTCCTGCCGCAGATGGACAAGCCCGACGTGGACAGCATCGAAGGGCTCACCCCGGCCATCTCCCTGGAGCAGGCCACGGTGTCGCGCAACCCCCGCTCCACGGTGGGGACCGTGACCGAGGTCTACGATTTTCTGCGCGTCTTCTGGGCCCGCCTGGGCATCCCCCATTGCCCGCAATGCCACGCCCCCATCACCGCCCAGACCAGCGACCAGATGGTGGACAGCATCCTCGCCCTCCCTGAAGGCACGCGCTTTCTCCTGCTCGCCCCATTGGTGGAACACAAGAAAGGCACCCACGCCGATCTGTTGCGCAAGCTCAAAAGCCAGGGCTTTGCCCGGGTGCGGGTCAATGGCGAGGTCCTGGGCCTCGATCCCCTGCCCGAGCTCTCCAAGACCCACAAACACACCATCCACGCCGTGGTGGACCGACTGGTACTGCGGCCGGATCTGCGCCGCCGCCTGGCGGACTCGGTGGAGCTGGCCTTGCGCCTGGGCGAAGGCCGGCTGGCGGTGCAGCCGGTGGGCCCCGACGGCGCGGCAGGCGAAGACATCCTCTTTTCCGCCACCGCCGTGTGTCCCCGCTGCGCAGTGAGCCTGCCCTCCATGAGCCCGCAGCTCTTTTCCTTCAACAGCCCCCAAGGGGCCTGCCCGCGCTGCGGCGGTATCGGCAGCATCGAATTCTACGACCCGCAGCTGATGGCCCCCAATACCGGCATGAGTATCGCCGACGGCGCCCTGCTCCCCTGGCGCCATCCCAAGGCCCTCTCCCGCATCCGCCCCGATTTGGAACGCCTCGGCCGCGCCCTGGGGTTTACCCTCAACACCCCCCTCTCCCAGCTCAGTCCAGAGGCGTGGCAGGCCCTCTTCCACGGCCACGCCCCATCCGCCTGGACCGGACTCGTCCCGCTCTTGGAGCGCGGCCACCACCTGGGCGGCATCTGGCGCGATGAACTCTCCCGCTTTCGGCAAAGCACCACCTGCCCGGCATGCAACGGCGCCCGCCTCCGGCCCGAGGCCCTGGCCGTGCTCGTAGACCACCTCTCCATCTTCGACTTCTGCTGCCTGCCCGTGGAGCGCGCCCGTACCTGGCTCGACGCCTACTCCCCCGCACCCGGCAAACAGCCCATCGCCGAGCCCCTGGTGAAAGAACTGCGCCACCGCCTCGGTTTTCTCGCCGCCGTGGGGCTCGACTATCTCACCCTGTCGCGCTCCATGAGCACCCTTTCCGGGGGCGAGGCGCAGCGCATCCGCCTGGCCGGACAATTGGGCTCCGGCCTGGTGGGAGTGACCTACGTGCTCGACGAGCCGAGCATCGGGCTGCATCCCCGCGACAACGAACGCCTCATCGCCACCCTGCGCAGCCTCCAGAGCCGGGGCAACACCGTATTGGTGGTGGAGCACGACGAAGCCACCATCCGCGCCGCCGACCACGTCATCGAGCTGGGGCCGGGTTCCGGCCTTCTGGGTGGAGAAATCGTCTTTGCCGGCCCGCCCCAGACGCTGGTGGCCGAGGCGGCGACCCTCACCGGCAAGTACCTGCGCGGCGAGCTCACCATCCCCCGGCCCACCACACGCCGCCGCCCTACAGGGCAGATCACCCTGCGGCAGGTGACCACCAACAACCTCCAAGGCATCGACTGCGCTTTTCCCCTCGGCAACCTGGTGTGCGTCACCGGGGTATCCGGGTCCGGCAAGAGTTCGCTGGTGATCGACTCCCTCTCCAAGCACCTGGCGCTGCGCCACGGCCTGAAGGTGGACTCCCCGGGACATATCGGCGGCATGGAAGGGGCCGAGGCCGTGGAGCGGTTGGTCATCATCGACCAAACCCCCATCGGCCGCACCCCGCGCTCCAACCCCGCCACCTACACCAAGGTCTTTGACGACATCCGCGCCCTGTTCGCCGGCACCAAAGAGGCCAAAAAGCGCGGCTACGCGCCGGGACGTTTCAGCTTCAACGTACGCGGCGGCCGCTGCGAGGCCTGCCAGGGTGACGGCCAGATCCGGGTGGAGATGCATTTTCTCCCGGACATCTTCGTCACCTGCGAGGTGTGCGGCGGCAAACGCTACAACCGCGAGACCCTGGACATCCTCTACCGGGGCAAATCCATCGCCGAGGTGCTCGAGATGAGCGTGGCCGAGGCCAAGGAGTTCTTCGCCGGCCACAGTGCACTCAGCCGCAAATTGGGGATCTTGGAGGAAGTGGGCCTGGAGTACCTGCGCCTTGGACAATCGGCCACCACCCTCTCCGGCGGCGAGGCCCAACGCATCAAGCTCTCCCGGGAGCTGGGCAAGCGCAGCCTCCCCGGCACCCTGTACATCCTCGATGAACCCACCACGGGGCTGCACATCCATGAGGTGGGCAAGCTCATTGGCGTGCTCCAGACCCTGGTGGACCGCGGGGCCTCGGTCATCGTCATCGAACACAACCTGGACGTGGTGGCCGCCGCGGACCACGTCATCGACCTCGGCCCCGGAGGCGGAGAGAACGGCGGCCGCATCATCGCCCAGGGCACGCCCGAGGAGCTGGCCGCCAACCCCGCGTCCATCACCGGGCGCTTTTTGCGACCTGAGAACGCAGCACGCCCGGCCTAGCGCGAACGCAAGTACGCCGGTCCCTGGAGCAGAAAATCCTGCACATAGCGGGTCACCGCCTCCTCCAGGGACCGAAACGGCACCGTGCAGCCCCGGGAGCGCAGCTTGGCCATGCTTGCGCAAGTATAATACTGATATTTCTCGCGAATCGCCTCAGGCATAGGGATGTAGCGAATGCGCGGCTCCCGCCCCATGGCGGCAAACACCGCCCGGGCCAGGTCGTTCCAGGTGCGGGACCGGCCGGTGCCCACATTGAAGATGCCGCCCACGGCGGTGTTTTCCAGCAACCACAAGACCACCTCCACGCAGTCCTCTACATAGACGAAGTCGCGCTGCTGCTCGCCGTGGGCGTAGTCGGGCCGGTGAGAACAGAAAAGCCGGAGCTCGTCCGTGGCCGCGATCTCCGCCACGGCCTTGCACACCACCGAGCGCATCTCCCCTTTGTGGTACTCGTTGGGCCCAAAGACGTTGAAGAACTTGAGGCCCGCCACAGCATCCAACAGCCCCTCCTCCCGCACCCAGAGGTCAAAGAGGTGCTTGGAATAGCCATACATGTTGAGGGGACTCAAACGGTCGAGCAGGGCGTCGTCATCCTCGAAGCCGAGGCCGCCGTCTCCGTAGGTGGCGGCAGAGCTGGCGTACACGAAGCGCGCCCCCTGCTCGAGGGCAAAGCGGCACACGAGTTTGGAATACTCCACGTTGTTGCGCATCAAATAATCGGCGTCCCGCTCGGTAGTGGAAGAACAGGCGCCCATGTGGATGACGGCCTCCACCGGCTCGGCCCACGGGGAGTTCCGCAGCCTTTGGGCGAATTCGTCTTTGTGGACATAGTCCCGGTAGCGCAATCCCACGAGATTTTTCCATTTTTCCGTGCACCCCAAATTGTCCACCACCAGGATGTCATCCACCCCGCGACGGTTGAGTCCCCACACAATGGCGCTTCCCAAAAATCCGGCCCCGCCGGTGACAATGATCATCCATCCTCCATGGTATGTTGGCGTCCCACCCGGACGCGAAATCTTGCGGGCCCCCGCCTTAGCTGTTGAGGCGCCAGAGCTGCCCATTGAGCACCGCGGCAAAGCTCACCCAAGCCCAATACGGCGCAAGCAGCCACGCGGCCAGCGGACGAATCTTCCAGAAGGCGATCATGGTCGCCACAATGGCGAGCCACAGCAGCACAATGTCCACCAACGCAAGATCCGGCCGGTGCAGTCCAAAAAAGAGATATGACCACAGGGCATTGAGGACGAGCTGAAACTCAAAAAGCCCCAAGGCCACGCGTGCCGCTGCGAATCCCGCCTCCCGCCACACCAGCCAGGCGGCGATCCCCATCAGCAGGTAGAGCAGCGACCACACCGGGCCAAAGACCGCATCCGGCGGGGTCCAACTGGGTTTGATAAGTTCGGCGTACCACGGGCCAGGGACAAAGCGCGAGCCAATCCAGCCGGCCACAAAGGGCATGGCCACCCAAAAAACCAGCCCGATACGCGCATACCTAGTCGACATGACTCCCCCCATGAAAGCACCTCAAGGCCCCAAGGCGTACCCCAAAGCACACCCGCGCCCCGGTTGGGAACTCTACGAATTTTCGGAACGCAGGGCCGCCCGCGCCCCGACGATCACACGCAGCGCCGAACGCAAAAGGAACCACACAAGCCCGGAAGCCACAAGAATATCGGGCCACTTGGATCCAGTGAGCCACACCCCTCCGGCCGCGACGAATACCGAAATGTTGGAGACGATATCATTGCGCGAGCACTCCCACACCGAGCTCATGTTGATGTCTTCATGGCGGTGCCGCCACAAAAGATACAGACACACCGCATTGGCCAGCAGCCCGAGGACGCTGAATGCGCCCATCACCTCGAAGATGGGGACCGTGGGGACAAAAAGCTTGTACAGTACCTGGGCGAGCACCGCGCTCGCAGCCCCGAAAATGAGCATCCCCTTGAAGAGGGCGACCTTGGCCTTGGTGGTATTGCTGCGGGAAACCGCGTACAGACTGAGGGCGTAGGTCACCGCATCGCCAAGATTATCCAGGCTGTCGGCCAGGAGCGCGGTGGATTTCCCATACAGCGCTGCGACCAAGATCACCAAAAACATCAATGCATTGATGCCGAGCACCATGAGCAACGTCCCCCGTTGCCGCTGATGCAGGGCATCGATGGCGCAGCTGCCTCCACAACACCGTCCCATTGGTTTCTCCTCGTATTCCGATTGGGTACATGCCCATCAAACGCGCCGTGCCCCAGCCGGATGCAGCGGCTGCCACAGGCCGCGCCGTATGCGGATTTCTGCACCCCAGGCACCTTGTCAAGCACCTCCCGGGGGAAGGCGTGCGGGAGGACTTGGATTTGCACGCCTCCTGGACTATACGCTGTTTTTCGCCAGAACGCTTTCCTATCCGCGCTTCTTCTCAGGAGGAACCATGCTCGCCATCCTCGACTACCAGGCCGGCAACCTCACCAGTGTGCGCCGCGCCTTGGACCATCTCGGCATCCCCTGCACCGTCACCGCCGATCCGAGTACGCTTCGCGCCGCCCAGGGCGTCATCTTCCCTGGAGTGGGCGCTGCGGGCTCGGCCATGGCCCACCTCACGGCCACGGGCCTAGGCGACCTGCTCAAGGACCTGGTCGCTGCCGGCAAACCCCTTTTGGGCATCTGCCTGGGGTGTCAGATCGTCCTTGCGGCCAGCGAAGAGAACCAAACCACGACCCTGGGGATCATCCCCGGCCGCTGCCAGCGCTTCGACCCCAGCTTGACCGACGAAGACGGACATCCCATCGCCATCCCGCACATGGGATGGAACACGGTGCGCCTCACCCAACCCTGCCGGCTCTTTGACGGCATCGATCCGGCCAGCGAATTCTACTTCGTGCATTCCTACTATCCGGTACCCGAGAGCCGCTACGTCATCGGCATGACCCACTACGGCCTCGATTTCTGCTCCGTGCACGGCAAAGACGGGTTGTGGTCCGTGCAATTCCATCCGGAAAAAAGCGGCCGCCCTGGCCTCACCCTGCTCTCCAACTTCTTTGCCTACTGCCAGGAGGTCTCCCATGCTCAGTAAGCGCGTCATCCCCTGTCTGGACGTGCGCGACGGCAAGCTCACCAAAGGGGTGCGCTTCCAAGGCAACGTGGACATCGGCGACCCTGTGGAAACCGCCCGCCGCTACTACGAAGAAGGCGCGGACGAGATCGTCTTCTACGATATCACCGCCTCCCACGAGGGCCGGGGCATCATGCTGCGGGTGGTGGAGCAGGTGGCGGCGCAGATCTTCATCCCCTTCTCCGTAGGCGGCGGCATCAGCACCGTGGCGCAGATGCGCGATGTGCTCCTGGCCGGGGCCGAGAAGGTGTCCGTGAACTCCGCGGCGGTGAAAAATCCGGCCATCATCGGCGAAGGGGCCGCGGCCTTCGGGTCCCAATGCATCGTGGTGGGCATGGACGTCCTGCGGGTGCCGGCGACCCCAGAAATCCCGTCCGGCTATGAGATCGTCATCCACGGCGGACGCAAACGCACCGGCATCGACGCCCTGTGGTGGGCCCAGGAGGCCGAACGCCTGGGGGCAGGCGAGCTGTGCGTCAATTCCATCGACGCCGACGGCACCAAGGATGGCTACGAGCTCACCCTCACCCGCAGGATCGCCGATGCCGTGCGCATCCCGGTCATCGCCTCAGGCGGGGCCGGGACCCCGGAGCACATGGCCGCAGCCGTGACCCAAGGCCGGGCCTCGGCGGCCCTCATTGCCTCCATCGTGCACTACGGCGAATACACCATCGCCCAGTGTAAGGAGGTCATGGCCCAACACGGCGTCAAGGTACGCACCGTGTGGTAGCCGAGCGCTCCAAGGCGGCGTACACCCGCTCCATGGGCAGACTTTGACGAAGCACCTGCGCCAAGCGGTCCAGGGCGGCGTTCACGTCGTACACCGCCCCTGGCCCGCGGGGCGCAAGCCCCAAACGAGCGCGCCAGCCATCCACCAGATGCCAGCGGAAGGGGTCGGCGTCGAAGAGGCCGTGGAGATACGTGCCCCACACCCGCTCGTGCCCCCAGCCGATGACGGTGCCGTCCGGCCGCACCACCACCGGCGTCACTTCCCCCAGCGGCCGGGTGCGGCCGTGGTGGATTTCGTAGCCGCAGAGCTCCAGGCCGCTGGGCAGGTGGCGGGCGGCGGTGGCCACCAGCTCCTTGGCAGGGGCAAACACCGTCTCCACGGCAAGCAGCCCCAAGGGCCGGGCCGGGAGGCGGCTCTCCACGCCCTCGGGGTCCGCGATGGCGGTCCCCAGCATCTGCAGCCCCCCGCAAATGCCAATGATCTCCACACCGCGGCGTACCGCCTGCTGCAGGGCCGCGGCCAGACCGGAAGCATGGAGGAACTCCAAATCCTGGGCCACGCTGCGTGAGCCCGGCAGGATGATGACGCACGCCCCCTCCAGGTCTTCCGGGGTGCGGGCCCGCACCACCCGCACATCGGGCTCCAGCCGCAAGGGATCCACA
It encodes the following:
- the rfaD gene encoding ADP-glyceromanno-heptose 6-epimerase; translated protein: MIIVTGGAGFLGSAIVWGLNRRGVDDILVVDNLGCTEKWKNLVGLRYRDYVHKDEFAQRLRNSPWAEPVEAVIHMGACSSTTERDADYLMRNNVEYSKLVCRFALEQGARFVYASSAATYGDGGLGFEDDDALLDRLSPLNMYGYSKHLFDLWVREEGLLDAVAGLKFFNVFGPNEYHKGEMRSVVCKAVAEIAATDELRLFCSHRPDYAHGEQQRDFVYVEDCVEVVLWLLENTAVGGIFNVGTGRSRTWNDLARAVFAAMGREPRIRYIPMPEAIREKYQYYTCASMAKLRSRGCTVPFRSLEEAVTRYVQDFLLQGPAYLRSR
- a CDS encoding cation transporter, producing MGRCCGGSCAIDALHQRQRGTLLMVLGINALMFLVILVAALYGKSTALLADSLDNLGDAVTYALSLYAVSRSNTTKAKVALFKGMLIFGAASAVLAQVLYKLFVPTVPIFEVMGAFSVLGLLANAVCLYLLWRHRHEDINMSSVWECSRNDIVSNISVFVAAGGVWLTGSKWPDILVASGLVWFLLRSALRVIVGARAALRSENS
- the uvrA gene encoding excinuclease ABC subunit UvrA; protein product: MHTACIQIRGARQHNLKNINLDIPRDQLTVICGPSGSGKSTLAFDIVYAEGQRRYVESLSTYARQFLPQMDKPDVDSIEGLTPAISLEQATVSRNPRSTVGTVTEVYDFLRVFWARLGIPHCPQCHAPITAQTSDQMVDSILALPEGTRFLLLAPLVEHKKGTHADLLRKLKSQGFARVRVNGEVLGLDPLPELSKTHKHTIHAVVDRLVLRPDLRRRLADSVELALRLGEGRLAVQPVGPDGAAGEDILFSATAVCPRCAVSLPSMSPQLFSFNSPQGACPRCGGIGSIEFYDPQLMAPNTGMSIADGALLPWRHPKALSRIRPDLERLGRALGFTLNTPLSQLSPEAWQALFHGHAPSAWTGLVPLLERGHHLGGIWRDELSRFRQSTTCPACNGARLRPEALAVLVDHLSIFDFCCLPVERARTWLDAYSPAPGKQPIAEPLVKELRHRLGFLAAVGLDYLTLSRSMSTLSGGEAQRIRLAGQLGSGLVGVTYVLDEPSIGLHPRDNERLIATLRSLQSRGNTVLVVEHDEATIRAADHVIELGPGSGLLGGEIVFAGPPQTLVAEAATLTGKYLRGELTIPRPTTRRRPTGQITLRQVTTNNLQGIDCAFPLGNLVCVTGVSGSGKSSLVIDSLSKHLALRHGLKVDSPGHIGGMEGAEAVERLVIIDQTPIGRTPRSNPATYTKVFDDIRALFAGTKEAKKRGYAPGRFSFNVRGGRCEACQGDGQIRVEMHFLPDIFVTCEVCGGKRYNRETLDILYRGKSIAEVLEMSVAEAKEFFAGHSALSRKLGILEEVGLEYLRLGQSATTLSGGEAQRIKLSRELGKRSLPGTLYILDEPTTGLHIHEVGKLIGVLQTLVDRGASVIVIEHNLDVVAAADHVIDLGPGGGENGGRIIAQGTPEELAANPASITGRFLRPENAARPA
- the hisF gene encoding imidazole glycerol phosphate synthase subunit HisF, with the translated sequence MLSKRVIPCLDVRDGKLTKGVRFQGNVDIGDPVETARRYYEEGADEIVFYDITASHEGRGIMLRVVEQVAAQIFIPFSVGGGISTVAQMRDVLLAGAEKVSVNSAAVKNPAIIGEGAAAFGSQCIVVGMDVLRVPATPEIPSGYEIVIHGGRKRTGIDALWWAQEAERLGAGELCVNSIDADGTKDGYELTLTRRIADAVRIPVIASGGAGTPEHMAAAVTQGRASAALIASIVHYGEYTIAQCKEVMAQHGVKVRTVW
- a CDS encoding YebC/PmpR family DNA-binding transcriptional regulator — translated: MAGHSKWKNIQHRKGRQDAKRGKMFTKVTKEIILAAKTGGDPEANPRLRAAIEAAKAVNLPKDKIETAIKKGTGELASDALEEIVYEGYGPGGVALLIEAATDNKNRTVADVRHILSKNGGSLGAAGCVAWMFDKKGVFEFPKDLDEETILEAGLDAGLEDVVDDGDVWQARCAPEDFPAVKAAFEAAGLGFTSAEITMIPQNTVALDEETGRKMLKLYDALEDHDDVQNVYANFDLPDALMAEME
- the hisH gene encoding imidazole glycerol phosphate synthase subunit HisH is translated as MLAILDYQAGNLTSVRRALDHLGIPCTVTADPSTLRAAQGVIFPGVGAAGSAMAHLTATGLGDLLKDLVAAGKPLLGICLGCQIVLAASEENQTTTLGIIPGRCQRFDPSLTDEDGHPIAIPHMGWNTVRLTQPCRLFDGIDPASEFYFVHSYYPVPESRYVIGMTHYGLDFCSVHGKDGLWSVQFHPEKSGRPGLTLLSNFFAYCQEVSHAQ
- a CDS encoding RlmE family RNA methyltransferase, whose product is MKTYRDYYFRKAKAEHYPARSVYKLQEMDKALRILRPGQRVLDLGATPGSWTLYAAERVGPKGQVIAVDLNPTDTVFPPQVCFLVTDMLAPAPEVEGVLAQAAPFAVVLSDMAPKTTGSRITDQSRSLALVEAAYTVAMRWLDRGGHFVAKIFEGPDAPAFVRSIKPFFERVSLFKPKSSRSESKEIFIVGLGLRERDPRYLSPHHEETHGRT
- a CDS encoding glycosyltransferase — encoded protein: MPVRPHRVKIRDELGRSQSLADGPQCFAWEGAGAAVLVLGVGPDPDETQHLVGAAPQVFLLEAPGLTRQMPGPWHAAIPAAWQRIHPQDLARLPDCRRLSYLPGLRLFPSFWQPVLARIRRFSCAPPADTIWLPGPDHGLVRHELATAAHALGLVPRLLPAEIPAPRLRALLGAERPRLVLSINFHGLDPWGENQAILQTAQVPVVVWCVDNPFHLLAKVKTRAWRSLPLAVTDPWFVRPLREMGGRPFFLPLATCPRIFAPRTAPPCLAALFVGRTRFPGSETFFAAAHAPAKLRQRARALASCCRAPDLSWWWEQCNRPRPWPGHAIRAVGHGADEASRQWRASVLTAVAQALPLSVVGDAAWQELLPHAQILPPVDYYGPLADTYAQAAVTLNLTSLLLPQGLTQRHFDVWACGGFLLSDATPGMRLFPRELTAPVTFATPNQAVCRTQYFLKHEGERRELAAAWQAHILAHHTYTHRLAALLEGVPRP
- the ruvC gene encoding crossover junction endodeoxyribonuclease RuvC, which translates into the protein MSVVVMGVDPGSRVTGLGVVAEDSGQVRLVAADCVRLRADSPTSERLARLLEETRSWLERYAPSAVAVETVFTAKSAASALKLGQARGAILAACGLCGIPVFGYEPTVVKKTVTGFGRADKEQVRFMVGRIVAAPATWPLDAADALAVAVCHLNHGRLARLTPGQAQGLRL
- a CDS encoding TspO/MBR family protein, whose protein sequence is MSTRYARIGLVFWVAMPFVAGWIGSRFVPGPWYAELIKPSWTPPDAVFGPVWSLLYLLMGIAAWLVWREAGFAAARVALGLFEFQLVLNALWSYLFFGLHRPDLALVDIVLLWLAIVATMIAFWKIRPLAAWLLAPYWAWVSFAAVLNGQLWRLNS